From Microlunatus capsulatus, a single genomic window includes:
- a CDS encoding DMT family transporter, with protein MPPPSRTRSDLAPLLALLAMTAAWGSTFFLIKDLLVRLPVADMLALRFGIGSLALVLLAGRRLRMSRSTLRSGVLLGLLYGVAQILQTAGLAHTSASVSGFITGLYVVATPLLAALLLRTRVSGTTWAAASLATVGLGVLSLNGFALGAGELLTLASALVYAGHIIAMGRLSTPGEALPLSLVQMVVITVVCTVAAVWPGAGGAGLQLPATSGDWLAVLYLAVVAGALTMVLQTWAQARVEAARAAVVMAMEPVWAAAFAVALGGERLTLRMVAGGIAILAAMYLVELAPRRRRRVPVAGPAAPVDAVRDQP; from the coding sequence GTGCCGCCCCCGTCCCGGACCCGCTCCGACCTCGCCCCGCTGCTGGCCCTGCTGGCGATGACGGCGGCCTGGGGGTCCACCTTCTTCCTCATCAAGGACCTGCTGGTCCGGCTGCCCGTGGCGGACATGCTGGCGCTGCGCTTCGGGATCGGCAGCCTCGCGCTCGTGCTGCTCGCGGGCCGGCGGCTGCGGATGAGCCGCTCGACGCTGCGCTCGGGCGTCCTGCTGGGCCTGCTCTACGGCGTCGCCCAGATCCTGCAGACGGCGGGGCTGGCCCACACCTCGGCCAGCGTGTCCGGCTTCATCACCGGCCTCTACGTGGTGGCGACCCCGCTGCTGGCCGCCCTGCTGCTGCGCACCCGGGTCAGCGGCACCACCTGGGCCGCCGCGTCGCTCGCCACCGTCGGGCTCGGGGTGCTGAGCCTGAACGGCTTCGCCCTCGGCGCCGGCGAGCTGCTCACGCTGGCCTCCGCCCTGGTCTACGCGGGCCACATCATCGCCATGGGGCGGCTCTCCACCCCCGGCGAGGCGCTCCCGCTGAGCCTGGTCCAGATGGTCGTCATCACCGTGGTCTGCACGGTGGCCGCCGTCTGGCCCGGTGCCGGCGGCGCCGGCCTGCAGCTGCCGGCCACGAGCGGGGACTGGCTGGCCGTGCTCTACCTCGCCGTCGTCGCCGGGGCGCTCACGATGGTCCTGCAGACCTGGGCGCAGGCCCGGGTCGAGGCGGCCCGCGCCGCGGTGGTGATGGCCATGGAGCCGGTGTGGGCCGCGGCCTTCGCCGTCGCCCTCGGCGGGGAGCGGCTGACGCTCCGGATGGTGGCCGGGGGGATCGCTATCCTCGCCGCCATGTACCTCGTGGAGCTCGCCCCGCGGCGCCGCCGCCGGGTCCCGGTGGCCGGGCCGGCCGCCCCCGTCGACGCCGTCCGGGACCAGCCGTGA
- a CDS encoding ribonuclease domain-containing protein has translation MSARLKAVAAVAALLVLGLLALWGGTGTDTAAPPAAPGASTSAPAGAGGRSTTADGGTDPESGLPLVALASLPREAQQTVRLIERGGPFPYDRDGVTFGNRERLLPARPGGYYREYTVRTPGEDDRGARRIVTGDDDRELFWTDDHYASFARVQR, from the coding sequence GTGAGCGCGCGGCTCAAGGCCGTCGCGGCGGTCGCCGCGCTGCTGGTCCTCGGGCTGCTCGCCCTGTGGGGCGGGACGGGCACCGACACCGCCGCGCCGCCCGCGGCCCCCGGGGCGTCCACGAGCGCCCCCGCGGGCGCGGGCGGTCGCAGCACCACCGCCGACGGCGGCACCGACCCGGAGTCGGGGCTGCCGCTGGTCGCCCTGGCCTCGCTGCCGCGCGAGGCGCAGCAGACCGTGCGGCTGATCGAGCGTGGCGGTCCCTTCCCCTACGACCGCGACGGCGTCACCTTCGGCAACCGCGAGCGGCTGCTGCCCGCCCGGCCCGGCGGCTACTACCGCGAGTACACCGTCCGCACGCCGGGCGAGGACGACCGCGGCGCGCGGCGCATCGTCACCGGCGACGACGACCGCGAGCTGTTCTGGACCGACGACCACTACGCCTCGTTCGCCCGGGTCCAGCGGTGA
- a CDS encoding PASTA domain-containing protein, with product MTVPNVRAMGVRAAEKVMREAGFRTRVQAAAVNYIGVGFVVSTGPKIRSQAPKGSTITLYVV from the coding sequence GTGACCGTGCCCAACGTCCGGGCGATGGGGGTCCGGGCGGCCGAGAAGGTCATGCGGGAGGCCGGGTTCCGGACCCGCGTGCAGGCGGCGGCCGTCAACTACATCGGCGTCGGCTTCGTCGTCTCCACCGGGCCGAAGATCCGCTCGCAGGCCCCCAAGGGCTCGACGATCACCCTCTACGTCGTCTGA
- a CDS encoding polyprenyl synthetase family protein — translation MLDPDAPLGPGFRDAVGATVTAFLDSQQPVLAALGPELEPLSVLAAELLDGGKRLRPAFCVWGYVAAAGMPDAAALAPLLRAAASLDLLHVSALVHDDVMDSSDLRRGRPAAHRQLEAQHVVAGRLGDAAAFGRAGAILLGDLLLMWSAELLLRSGMEPAALARATPVAETMRTEVTGGQFLDIVAQARPLGGDAGVALAEAGRVVEFKSARYTVQRPCQLGAALGGDDPDLQTALAAFGSPAGRAFQFRDDVLGVFGDSAVTGKPAGDDLREGKRTVLVAHAHAGTDDAGRALLEARLGDPDLDADGVAALQDVIVSSGAVDAVEAMIAEGHAQALAALDAAPVTDEGRRGLTALAEAAVRRQF, via the coding sequence GTGCTGGACCCCGACGCCCCGCTCGGCCCCGGCTTCCGGGACGCCGTCGGCGCCACGGTGACCGCGTTCCTCGACTCCCAGCAGCCCGTGCTGGCCGCGCTGGGGCCTGAGCTCGAGCCGCTCAGCGTCCTGGCGGCCGAGCTGCTGGACGGCGGCAAGCGGCTGCGCCCGGCCTTCTGCGTCTGGGGCTACGTGGCCGCCGCCGGGATGCCGGACGCCGCCGCCCTGGCGCCGCTGCTGCGCGCCGCGGCCAGCCTGGACCTGCTGCACGTCTCGGCGCTCGTGCACGACGACGTCATGGACTCCTCCGACCTGCGCCGCGGCCGGCCCGCGGCGCACCGCCAGCTCGAGGCCCAGCACGTCGTCGCCGGCCGGCTGGGCGACGCGGCGGCCTTCGGCCGTGCGGGGGCCATCCTGCTGGGCGACCTGCTGCTCATGTGGTCGGCCGAGCTGCTGCTGCGCTCGGGGATGGAGCCCGCGGCGCTGGCCCGGGCGACGCCGGTGGCCGAGACGATGCGCACCGAGGTCACCGGCGGGCAGTTCCTCGACATCGTGGCCCAGGCCCGGCCGCTGGGCGGCGACGCCGGCGTCGCGCTGGCCGAGGCCGGCCGCGTCGTGGAGTTCAAGAGCGCGCGGTACACGGTCCAGCGGCCCTGCCAGCTGGGGGCGGCCCTCGGCGGCGACGACCCGGACCTGCAGACGGCGCTGGCCGCCTTCGGCTCCCCGGCCGGGCGGGCCTTCCAGTTCCGCGACGACGTCCTCGGCGTGTTCGGCGACAGCGCCGTGACCGGCAAGCCGGCCGGGGACGACCTCCGCGAGGGCAAGCGGACGGTGCTGGTGGCCCACGCGCACGCGGGGACCGACGACGCGGGCCGGGCGCTGCTGGAGGCCCGGCTGGGCGACCCCGACCTGGACGCCGACGGCGTGGCGGCCCTGCAGGACGTCATCGTCAGCTCGGGCGCGGTCGACGCCGTCGAGGCGATGATCGCGGAGGGGCACGCGCAGGCGCTCGCCGCGCTGGACGCCGCGCCGGTCACCGACGAGGGCCGGCGCGGGCTCACCGCGCTGGCCGAGGCCGCCGTCCGCCGGCAGTTCTGA
- a CDS encoding LLM class flavin-dependent oxidoreductase has protein sequence MEFGLTTFAEIDDPAVSPGERLRQVVEEAVLADQLGLDVYGIGEHHRPDMAVSAPEVVLATIAGRTQDIHLSSAVTVLSSADPVRAFQNFATLDLLSSGRAELMAGRGSFTESFPLFGYSLGDYDELFAEKLDLLLALREEGPTTWSGRFRAPLDGVVVHPRPEGRPLPVWVAVGGTPSSIVRAGTLGLPLALAVIGGQPAAFAPHADLYRRALEHGGHPVSTPLAVHAHGYVATDEGAARADFLPRYKATFDKLGRERGWAPMSRAQIEGLIGAEGALFFGHPERVADKIVALHGLLGVDRFEMHVSHVDHARTMHSIELFATEVAPLVRERLAAEPATV, from the coding sequence ATGGAGTTCGGACTCACCACCTTCGCCGAGATCGACGACCCGGCGGTCAGCCCCGGCGAGCGGCTGCGGCAGGTCGTCGAGGAGGCCGTGCTGGCCGACCAGCTGGGCCTGGACGTCTACGGCATCGGCGAGCACCACCGCCCCGACATGGCGGTGTCAGCCCCCGAGGTCGTGCTGGCCACCATCGCCGGCCGCACCCAGGACATCCACCTGAGCAGCGCCGTCACCGTGCTGAGCTCGGCGGACCCGGTGCGTGCCTTCCAGAACTTCGCCACCCTCGACCTGCTCTCCAGCGGCCGCGCGGAGCTGATGGCCGGCCGGGGCTCGTTCACCGAGTCCTTCCCGCTCTTCGGCTACTCCCTGGGCGACTACGACGAGCTGTTCGCCGAGAAGCTCGACCTGCTGCTGGCCCTGCGCGAGGAGGGCCCGACCACCTGGTCCGGCCGGTTCCGCGCGCCGCTGGACGGCGTCGTCGTCCACCCCCGGCCCGAGGGCCGGCCGCTGCCGGTCTGGGTCGCCGTCGGCGGGACCCCGAGCTCGATCGTCCGCGCCGGCACCCTCGGGCTGCCGCTGGCCCTGGCGGTCATCGGCGGGCAGCCGGCCGCGTTCGCGCCGCACGCCGACCTCTACCGCCGGGCGCTGGAGCACGGCGGGCACCCGGTCAGCACCCCGCTGGCGGTGCACGCGCACGGCTACGTCGCCACCGACGAGGGGGCTGCCCGCGCGGACTTCCTGCCCCGCTACAAGGCCACCTTCGACAAGCTCGGCCGCGAGCGGGGCTGGGCGCCGATGTCGCGGGCGCAGATCGAGGGCCTGATCGGCGCCGAGGGCGCGCTGTTCTTCGGCCACCCCGAGCGGGTCGCGGACAAGATCGTCGCCCTGCACGGGCTGCTGGGCGTCGACCGGTTCGAGATGCACGTCAGCCACGTCGACCACGCCCGGACGATGCACTCGATCGAGCTCTTCGCCACCGAGGTCGCCCCGCTGGTCCGCGAGCGGCTGGCCGCGGAGCCCGCGACCGTCTGA
- a CDS encoding thiamine phosphate synthase, translating to MTALMGLAARLRLARLVLRTDARRRQGDLAAFLTAALAGGVDVVQVRQDDLDAATGRAVLEEVRAVAATSGAVVGVAGDPAWAGAVGADLLHLRPGDDASAARAALHPDALLGRSAHDGDQLDAALADEALDFVAVGPGLVARAARTAPVFAVASTPWFVGGGVGAATLDDLLAAGARRVLVGSALADADDPQDAAARLTRSLADAWRADPGAERYRFAAAATPGRAR from the coding sequence GTGACGGCACTCATGGGCCTGGCGGCCCGCCTGCGGCTGGCCCGGCTGGTCCTGCGCACCGACGCCCGCCGTCGGCAGGGCGACCTGGCCGCCTTCCTCACCGCGGCCCTGGCCGGCGGTGTCGACGTGGTGCAGGTGCGCCAGGACGACCTCGACGCCGCCACCGGACGCGCGGTGCTCGAGGAGGTCCGCGCCGTCGCCGCGACCTCCGGGGCCGTCGTCGGCGTCGCGGGTGACCCGGCCTGGGCCGGCGCCGTCGGGGCCGACCTGCTGCACCTGCGCCCGGGCGACGACGCGTCCGCGGCCCGTGCGGCGCTGCACCCCGACGCCCTGCTCGGCCGCTCGGCCCACGACGGCGACCAGCTCGACGCCGCCCTGGCCGACGAGGCGCTCGACTTCGTCGCCGTCGGCCCGGGCCTGGTCGCGCGCGCCGCCCGCACCGCCCCCGTGTTCGCCGTGGCCAGCACCCCCTGGTTCGTCGGCGGCGGGGTCGGCGCTGCCACCCTCGACGACCTGCTGGCGGCCGGCGCGCGCCGGGTGCTGGTCGGCAGCGCGCTGGCCGACGCCGACGACCCGCAGGACGCGGCCGCCCGGCTCACCCGCTCCCTGGCCGACGCCTGGCGCGCCGACCCCGGCGCCGAGCGCTACCGCTTCGCCGCCGCGGCCACCCCCGGCCGGGCCCGGTGA
- a CDS encoding barstar family protein, translating into MSAGRPPLTPGVYRAGGAGPTAAALRGSGWDARVVAPARSTPDLYAALAAALDLPDWFGANLDALWDCLAELRAPTALVLAGWDAFARAEPVDARRVADLLAERAREDPPLVAVLVRG; encoded by the coding sequence GTGAGCGCGGGCCGCCCGCCGCTCACCCCGGGCGTCTACCGCGCCGGCGGCGCCGGCCCGACGGCGGCCGCCCTGCGCGGGTCCGGCTGGGACGCGCGGGTGGTCGCCCCGGCCCGCTCGACGCCGGACCTCTACGCCGCGCTCGCCGCCGCGCTGGACCTGCCGGACTGGTTCGGCGCCAACCTCGACGCCCTCTGGGACTGCCTCGCCGAGCTCCGGGCGCCGACGGCGCTGGTGCTGGCGGGCTGGGACGCCTTCGCCCGGGCCGAGCCCGTCGACGCGCGCCGGGTCGCGGACCTGCTCGCCGAGCGGGCCCGCGAGGACCCGCCCCTCGTCGCCGTCCTCGTCCGCGGCTGA
- a CDS encoding NAD(P)-dependent oxidoreductase translates to MTDVAVLGTGTMGGPMAANLLAAGHAVRVWNRSPGRTGALVEAGAVDASSPAEAVAGADVVLTMLFDLDAAREVATAALGSAGPGAVWLQTGTVGPVGTAELAALAAEHGTGFLDAPVLGTRKPAEDGTLVALLSGDPALRPRVQPVLDAVAARVVWAGDTAGAASALKLAANSWVLSLTAATAQALVLAQAQGVDPTLFLEAIAGTATDSAYAQTKGPAMLQGAFAPAFGLDGGLKDLELILAAVRTQGLPDRLLTAVRDCYATASAGGHGGEDIAAVVTALRGEG, encoded by the coding sequence ATGACAGACGTGGCCGTGCTGGGGACCGGGACGATGGGCGGCCCGATGGCCGCGAACCTGCTGGCGGCGGGGCACGCCGTCCGGGTCTGGAACCGTTCGCCGGGCCGGACCGGAGCGCTCGTCGAGGCCGGCGCGGTGGACGCCTCCTCCCCCGCCGAGGCGGTCGCGGGGGCCGACGTCGTCCTGACCATGCTCTTCGACCTCGACGCCGCCCGGGAGGTGGCCACGGCCGCGCTCGGCAGCGCGGGGCCCGGCGCCGTCTGGCTGCAGACCGGCACCGTCGGGCCGGTCGGCACGGCCGAGCTCGCCGCCCTGGCCGCGGAGCACGGCACGGGGTTCCTCGACGCCCCGGTGCTGGGCACCCGCAAGCCGGCCGAGGACGGCACCCTGGTGGCCCTGCTCAGCGGTGACCCCGCCCTGCGGCCGCGCGTGCAGCCGGTGCTGGACGCGGTGGCCGCCCGGGTGGTCTGGGCCGGGGACACCGCCGGCGCCGCCTCCGCGCTGAAGCTGGCGGCCAACAGCTGGGTGCTGAGCCTGACGGCCGCGACGGCGCAGGCCCTCGTGCTCGCCCAGGCCCAGGGCGTCGACCCCACCCTCTTCCTGGAGGCCATCGCGGGCACCGCCACCGACAGCGCCTACGCCCAGACGAAGGGTCCGGCGATGCTGCAGGGCGCGTTCGCCCCCGCCTTCGGCCTGGACGGCGGGCTCAAGGACCTCGAGCTGATCCTGGCGGCGGTCCGGACGCAGGGCCTGCCCGACCGGCTGCTGACCGCGGTCCGCGACTGCTACGCCACGGCGTCGGCCGGCGGTCACGGCGGGGAGGACATCGCCGCCGTCGTCACCGCGCTGCGCGGGGAGGGCTGA